TGCTGCCAGAGTTCTCGCTGAATACGCTCTTGCCAGGTTTTGAGTGAGGTGGACAAGTCTGTGGGCATCAGTATGCTCCCTCCTGTGTACCCCATCACAAGCTGAATCACAAGCTGAATCACAAATTGAACGCAGCTTTTATGCGCACCCGCGATTCAATAACCATTACGGGGATGGAGCTTAATTCCAGAGCTTCCAAGTCGTATTGTTCACACACCAAACTCAGTCGGGATCCAGGGCTTTCTAAAGGTTGTACAGCATGGGTGAGATCCCCTTGAAAGTAGAGCAGTGTATTCCGTTTGGGGCGAATTTGGCCCACCTGTCGTTTGCCTTGGCTGAGCACCAAAGACCCTCCCCGCAAGGGATCCGGCACCTCCAGATACAGCACACTCACCCAAGCAGGCGGTTGAACCGTTTTGCAATAGGAGTGCAGACTGCGGTCAATATGGGGATCCACACGGGATCCCTCGCCAAGGAGCAGGGGGTTCAAATAAAAGGCATTGCACTCTGGCAACAACACCTGCTCTAGGTAGGGGGCAAAAAAAGGAAAGAACCGCAACACTTGCTCCAGACCATCACGCCGAAAAGCCACCGAAAAGCCGCGCGTACCGACGAAATCTCGGTTCAGGTTATTTACCCCCAAATAGGGGCAGGCGAGAATGTGACCCCGCAAAGCTTTCAGGTCATCACCGGGCAAAAAGTGGGGATGTTGGTGAAAGTAGACCAAGGCAGTCGGCAAAGCAGCTTCACCATCCTGGCATCCCCATCCAGAACATCCACCCCAGATTGGGTCAAAAACTGACAAAGCTGACGGACGTTATCCTAAAGGTGTCCCCAAGCACGGGATCCCTGCATGACCACAACCTTCCCCACCCCTCCCATAGCAGCTAGCAGCGACGAGCTGGCCGAACGAGGCTGGAAAATGGAGCGTTGGATCGATGCCGATGGGAATGAACGATTGATCCAAGTCCCCCTGACCCCAGAGGAATTTCTGCATCCTGAGGAGGGTTACCACTTGCCCAGCAATACCTTTCACGACCGTGTCAGTAGCAATTTGAAAGATATGCTCCGGCGGCGCTATTCGGCGCAACCCGATGTGGGCGTATTTGGCGATCTCCTGATTCAGTGGGGCATTGAAGGCTTGGGAAACCATTGTCCAGACGTGTTCGTGGTGTTTGGCCTTCGAGACCGGGAGCAGCAGCGAGAGAGCTTTCCAGTGCTTGCAGAAGGAGTCAAGCCCAGTTTGATCCTTGAGGTGGTGTCACCCCGTTATCGCAAAGAAGATCGCCAAGACAAAGTTTGGGACTACGCTCGGGCCGGGGTAAAAGAATATATCATTTTCGATCACCGCTGGCAGCGGGGGGTTTGGATTGATGAAATATTGGGTTACCGCCTCAAACAAGGGATCTATCTGCCCCTCACCCCGGACGAAGAGGGGCTGATCCTGAGCGAACAAACGGGACTGAGAATGGGTTTACAAGAGGGCCGCGTGCTGCTGGTGGATGCGCAGACGGGGGAAAAGGTGCCCACTGCTCAGGAATGGGAGGCCATTGCCCTACAGGAGCGACAAAGGGCTGACCAAGAACGACAAAGGGCTGACCAAGAACGAGAGCGGGCGGAACGATTGGCACAACGTCTACAGGCCTTGGGTGTTGACCCTGATCATGACCCTAATCAAATGGTAAAAGACCCATAACAGTTCATGGCCCAACTGCACCTGCATTTAATGGAACGAAACCCCAAACGGCTGCGGATTGCTCTGCGACCGTTCACCTCTAGGCAACTTTTGTTGCGGGCGGCAGTGGGCTTGCTGCTGCTGATTTTGGGATCCCAATTTTGGGGGCGATCCCTTTTGTTTGGATTGATCAGCATTGGGGCGGGGTTGGGGATTGGGATCCCTTGGGGATTGGGCCATACCTTGAGTTTGGATCGAGTCAGCCAAAAGGTTTCATTCACCCGGCATCGGGGCCCTTGGGGAGTGTGGCGACAACGAGTGTTTTCCTACCCCTTAGCCCAGTTGCAAACGGTGCATGTATATCGCACGGGCCGAGAAGTTTTGGATAATCAAGCTCAAGACAGTTTTCAAGTACAAAGCCAAGTGCGATTGCGGTTTCACCAGGAAGAGTTTGAACAAGAAGCTGACCCGAATCAAGTTAGAGAAGAAGCGATCGCTCACTTTACTAGCCAATCGGGTGTGAAGGGCACAGAGCCAGAAGCGTTTGTGTTGTCGGAGCGCCTAGTACGTTGGATCCAACCCTACCTGCCCCCTCAGTAACTGCGATCTTCTGAACACTGCTCCCTTCTCTCTTTTCTTTTTTCTTTAGAAGGCTTATCAACCACAGATCCCTTGACATGTGCTCGACCCGACACCTGCAGCACATGAATTATGAAAATCATAGAAAAATAAAAAGTTCTGCCAAAAAATGTTAATAATAGTACCACCTACAATTGAGCTAACTGAATGAGCGACTTCAACGTTTTACCGGATTGGCTTTTTGTTGTCCTCTGGGGGATCTCACTGGCGGCAGTAGGGTACTGGCAAAAACAGAAGCTCAAGCACACCCAAGAAGGTTTCCCTGACCTGATCACACTGGCGCAGGCCGATACCACGGTACTGGAGTGCAACAGCGTCTACCAAAAGCTGCTGGGGGACTGGCGGGGCAAACGCTGGATCGATGCAGTACCCTCTGCCGAGCAAGCCTTGGTGCGAGAAAAGTTAGCCCAACTGACTCCCGAACAACCGACCTTCATCTCGGTCAATTCCTTGCTCGGTGTTGATGGGGAAATGCGTTGGATTGAGTGGATTAATCAGGGCCTGTTCGACCGACGGGGCCGATTGCAGTTCATCCGCGGGGTAGGCCGGGACGTGACCGAGCGAAAACGGCTGGAATTGGATTTACAAGAAAGCAAAGAGCGCTTCCGAGAAATGACTGAGGCCATCGATGCAGTCTTCTTTTTACATTCTGCCGACTTTAGTGAAGTGCTCTACAACAGTCCTGCATGTGAACGAATTTGGGGGTATCGGCCGGAAGAGCTCTACGCCCAACCGGACTTGTGGTTCCAAAGAGTGCATCCTGAGGATCGACCCAAACTATTACAGGCAATATCTCAGGTTCATCAGGGAGAGCAATCCAGGATTTATCGTATTCTTCACCCTGATGGTACACTGCGTTGGTTACAGAGCCGTTGTTATCCAATTTTGAATGACCAAGGAGAAATTACTCGTATTGCTGGAGTTACAGAAGATATTACTGAACAAAAACAAGCTGAGCTAGCTTTACAAGAGAGTGAAAAGCGCCTCAAGGCAATTTTAGATGGGATCCCATTTCCCATTTTTCTCAAGGATTTGCAGGGAAGATATATCCATGTCAATACTACTTATTTGCAACTGGAGAAACACAGTCTTGACGAGATTATTGGCAAGACGGATGCTGAGCTTTTCTTGCCAGATCATGCACTGTACTACCAACGAGAAGATCGCGCTGCTCTAAAATCCCATCAGCCAATTTTTTATGAACAAGTCGTTCCTTATCCCAGCCGAGAGATTACCAGTTGGGTAACCAAGTTTGCCCTGCGAGATGTGAATGGGGATCCCTATGCCATCTGTGGCATTTGTGTGGATATTACGTTTCTCAAAGCTGCTCAGGATGTGCTCTTTCAAGAGGCTGAACGAGAACGGTTATTAGGGGCCCTGTTGCAGCGTAGCCGGCAAACTCTGGATTTGGATCAAATTTCGCAAACGACGGTGATGGAGGTTCGAAAATTTTTACAAGTAGATCGGGTGATGATCTATCAACTCAAAGAAGGTATGGGTGGAATTATCACTGCCGAATCGGTGGTAGATCCCTGGCCTAGCCACCTGGGGCGCTCCGTTTGGGATGATTCTTTCCAAGCGGATCCCTGTTATCAAAAGTATTGTAGAGGCTTTGTCCAGGTGTTGGGGGATATTCGGGCTGCCCATTTGGATCCCTGCTATCAAGAGTTACTGGATTCCTTCCAAGCACAAGCCAACCTGGTGGTGCCGATTCGAGATGGTGCCTCAGGGGAAGATCTATGGGGGCTACTGGTGGCCCAACATTGCCAATCTCCACGATTTTGGGAGGATTGGGAAATCCACTTGCTACAGCAACTGGTGTCACAACTGACGATTGCTTTACGACAAGCTCAACTTTACAAGCAGGTGCAAATTTTGAATCAGACCCTAGAAGAAAACATTCAGAAGCGCACCTTTGAGCTGCAACGTTCTCTACAATTTGAGGCGCTTCTTAAGCGCATTACCGATCGTGTGCGGGACTCTCTTGATGAAGCTGAAATCCTCGGCAGTGCCGTGCAAGAATTGGGAGAAAACTTAGATGTGGATGGCTGCGATATTGGCCTCTATAATGCCGAGCACACAGTCTCTACCATCACCTACGAGTATTGTCCGCGGATAGGATCAGCTCTGAACTCTTCCACCCCGATGGTAGGTGGCGTTTATGACGATCTTTACCATCAACTGACGCGGGGGCAATCCTGCTTGTTTTGCTTTATCTCTCCCAGCCTGTTACGCCCCGAAAAAGCTCACAGCGTAGTGTTTGCTTGTCCCCTCACAGACAAAGATCAAATCTTAGGAGACTTGTGGGTATTTCGCCGCTCTGGGGATTGCTTCGATGAGCAGGAGCTGCGGTTGATCCATCAGGTGGCCAATCAATGTGCCATTGGTTTGCGTCAGGCCCGCCTGTTTCAAGCTACACAACAGCAGGTGATGGCTCTAGAACAACTGAACCAACTGAAAGATGACTTCATTAGCACTGTCAGCCATGAGTTGCGCACGCCTCTAACCAGTTTGAAGGTTGCTTTGCAAATGCTCCAGGTTACACCGCCTGGGGAGAAACAAGCGCAATACTTGGCCATTGCCCAGCGGGAATGTCGCCGTGAAATTGAACTCATCAACGATTTGTTGGATCTACAACGGTTGGAGGCGGGTGCTTATACCCTGGATATTCGTACCCTGACTTGGGAGGCCCTTCTGGGAGATTTGCTCTCTATTACTAACGAACAGGCCCAGTCTCGGGGACAACAGTTTGAAGCGAGTGTTCCTCTGGATTGTCTGGTTAGCACCGAGCCGACCCTGTTGGGTCGCATTTTACGGGAACTCCTCTACAACGCGGTCAAATATACGCCTGCCCAGGGATCCATTTGCCTGCAGGTAGAGCCGGGCTTGCAACAAATTTGTCTGCGAGTGAGCAACACTCAGGAGATCCCTCCAGAAGAGTTGCCCCGCATTTTTGAGCGCTTTTATCGCATTGGCAGCCGTAACCCCTGGAAAGAAGGGGGTACCGGTTTGGGCTTGGCGCTGGTGAAACAAATCATCGACCGCTTAAAGGGATCCCTAGCGGTGACCAGCGAGAACGGTTGGACAACTTTTACCCTCCACATCCCGCAGATGCAGGAAGAGGCCGCCCTAGATTAGGGCCTAGATTAGAGAATTAGAAGAATTAGAAGGGCTCGGCTCCCTACTCTTCTCAAACGCTCAAAGACGCCGATGGTGCATGGCCGTTACTCCTGTCGGATCCAACACCTTACCCCGTTCGACCTCCGCGTAAATGATGTAGCGATCCCCGCAGTCCATCCAGGTCTTCACCCGACACTCGAGATAGGCCAGCGCCTCCTGCAGAATGGGGCAACCGTTCTCAGCAGGGATTGTCTCTATTCCGGCAAAGCGATCCTCGCCAGGGCGTTGGGGCCGTTGAAAGTGCCGCTGCAAACTGCTTTTGCCCTCTCGCAAAATGTTCAGTACAAAGGGGGCTTGCGGTTGGGTCAGCAGTTCTGCCTCTTGATCTTTGCTCACAGAAATCGTCAATCCGGGCGGATTGAAACTAGCCTGAGCCACCGAAGAGGTGAGAAAACCGCGCCGGATCCCGCCTTGCTGGGCGGTAACCACACACAGGGATCCCACCACTCGACTCAGAGCCTGCTCGGCACGGGCTACTTGGGTTTCGCTGCTGGTTTGGCGGGGGGCACGGGCGCGTATCGCTTTGCGCAGGGCTTGGGCAAATTGGGATCCCGCCTGCTCACAGGTCTGCAACACTTCGGAGGTAGGTTTGAACTTAGCCCGAATCGTCTCGAAGCCTAGCGGAAAGCCGGCATTGAGCAGCTTACTCTCAATAAAGTCCACCGCTTCCCCGCTCCAGCCATAGGAGCCAAACACGCCCGCCACCTTGGTATTGGGAGTAGAAGAGAGGATGATGCCCAAGGCCGTCTGGATTTGCACCGGAGCATGACCTGCCAAAGTCGGGGATCCGATAATAAAACCCTGGCACCGCTCTAGGATTTGTCCAATTTCCTCTGGGGTAACCCACTCGCAATTCACCCTTTCCACAATCACCCCTGCCCGTTCCAGCCCCTGTCCGATAGCCGCTGCCATCAAGCCCGTATTACCGTAGGCCGAGGTGAACAAAAGGGCAACTCGCTGTTCAGTTGCTGGGTTTTCTT
The sequence above is a segment of the Synechococcus sp. Nb3U1 genome. Coding sequences within it:
- a CDS encoding diflavin flavoprotein, giving the protein MKSKTPSRDVQVASIGPSTLALRSRTWDRLKFEIEYARQRGTTANSYLIQADQAILIDPPGESFTEIFLEELAQHHYLQKLQFILLSHVNFNRIATLKALLPLAPYAVVLCSKPGVITLRAAFETDPLPTLPARDEEEAADLGITYNGDQSFRLRVVRDGECLDLGEGHELHFRTVPTPRHPDALCTYDPASGILYSDKLFGVHVCDEYLFDEHWRHLSEDRRYYFDCLHRLQAPQVKAALAKLVDFPASTYAPAHGPLVRHSLRRLTLDYQAWCEENPATEQRVALLFTSAYGNTGLMAAAIGQGLERAGVIVERVNCEWVTPEEIGQILERCQGFIIGSPTLAGHAPVQIQTALGIILSSTPNTKVAGVFGSYGWSGEAVDFIESKLLNAGFPLGFETIRAKFKPTSEVLQTCEQAGSQFAQALRKAIRARAPRQTSSETQVARAEQALSRVVGSLCVVTAQQGGIRRGFLTSSVAQASFNPPGLTISVSKDQEAELLTQPQAPFVLNILREGKSSLQRHFQRPQRPGEDRFAGIETIPAENGCPILQEALAYLECRVKTWMDCGDRYIIYAEVERGKVLDPTGVTAMHHRRL
- a CDS encoding Uma2 family endonuclease, with protein sequence MTTTFPTPPIAASSDELAERGWKMERWIDADGNERLIQVPLTPEEFLHPEEGYHLPSNTFHDRVSSNLKDMLRRRYSAQPDVGVFGDLLIQWGIEGLGNHCPDVFVVFGLRDREQQRESFPVLAEGVKPSLILEVVSPRYRKEDRQDKVWDYARAGVKEYIIFDHRWQRGVWIDEILGYRLKQGIYLPLTPDEEGLILSEQTGLRMGLQEGRVLLVDAQTGEKVPTAQEWEAIALQERQRADQERQRADQERERAERLAQRLQALGVDPDHDPNQMVKDP
- a CDS encoding PAS domain-containing protein; the protein is MSDFNVLPDWLFVVLWGISLAAVGYWQKQKLKHTQEGFPDLITLAQADTTVLECNSVYQKLLGDWRGKRWIDAVPSAEQALVREKLAQLTPEQPTFISVNSLLGVDGEMRWIEWINQGLFDRRGRLQFIRGVGRDVTERKRLELDLQESKERFREMTEAIDAVFFLHSADFSEVLYNSPACERIWGYRPEELYAQPDLWFQRVHPEDRPKLLQAISQVHQGEQSRIYRILHPDGTLRWLQSRCYPILNDQGEITRIAGVTEDITEQKQAELALQESEKRLKAILDGIPFPIFLKDLQGRYIHVNTTYLQLEKHSLDEIIGKTDAELFLPDHALYYQREDRAALKSHQPIFYEQVVPYPSREITSWVTKFALRDVNGDPYAICGICVDITFLKAAQDVLFQEAERERLLGALLQRSRQTLDLDQISQTTVMEVRKFLQVDRVMIYQLKEGMGGIITAESVVDPWPSHLGRSVWDDSFQADPCYQKYCRGFVQVLGDIRAAHLDPCYQELLDSFQAQANLVVPIRDGASGEDLWGLLVAQHCQSPRFWEDWEIHLLQQLVSQLTIALRQAQLYKQVQILNQTLEENIQKRTFELQRSLQFEALLKRITDRVRDSLDEAEILGSAVQELGENLDVDGCDIGLYNAEHTVSTITYEYCPRIGSALNSSTPMVGGVYDDLYHQLTRGQSCLFCFISPSLLRPEKAHSVVFACPLTDKDQILGDLWVFRRSGDCFDEQELRLIHQVANQCAIGLRQARLFQATQQQVMALEQLNQLKDDFISTVSHELRTPLTSLKVALQMLQVTPPGEKQAQYLAIAQRECRREIELINDLLDLQRLEAGAYTLDIRTLTWEALLGDLLSITNEQAQSRGQQFEASVPLDCLVSTEPTLLGRILRELLYNAVKYTPAQGSICLQVEPGLQQICLRVSNTQEIPPEELPRIFERFYRIGSRNPWKEGGTGLGLALVKQIIDRLKGSLAVTSENGWTTFTLHIPQMQEEAALD
- a CDS encoding 2OG-Fe(II) oxygenase, whose amino-acid sequence is MPTALVYFHQHPHFLPGDDLKALRGHILACPYLGVNNLNRDFVGTRGFSVAFRRDGLEQVLRFFPFFAPYLEQVLLPECNAFYLNPLLLGEGSRVDPHIDRSLHSYCKTVQPPAWVSVLYLEVPDPLRGGSLVLSQGKRQVGQIRPKRNTLLYFQGDLTHAVQPLESPGSRLSLVCEQYDLEALELSSIPVMVIESRVRIKAAFNL